In Salvelinus sp. IW2-2015 unplaced genomic scaffold, ASM291031v2 Un_scaffold3097, whole genome shotgun sequence, a single window of DNA contains:
- the LOC139025701 gene encoding trichohyalin-like, whose product MGTKRPSLTPFDTFDPSNQSASYLNPQPISQICRETSPRPGTMARTNRERERIREEEWRREREMERFKEKTRNRRKEMEPGPRERNREKDCSPISRRREEEREWRERERGRAGEKHANGRPTSNLEIRNDRDRENERKKGDTFPTIIKHSKERDRRMSAFVEEDVGKEGTRQLERQKGTEMDDWERERETAAKIQRYRDAERDFQRYREREREKERIRAQEDGEKNGGRPMEDKTLRRRERAREAEPDFRERRRERDSKGNDLWSKRERYMDGERERXKLXQGEREVRXXEGBSQNYSDREGXDGRREGNTEGQRDTRSEGDSGGEKWKERVRDDNRRELKHXHSKSEGDXEGNAXWDRVXEKEKXRQKWRGGEXYRERDGRXDAYRQRVREGDRDGKSDMERYRERDRRKVREVERERDEVREGGRREDGPRERRDPEKDGEKTQPNVTGERGKRMDGERFRERERYSKGEDEERRRREKKDRETDPKREGGADGASRLPSETAPRVPPRVQSSGEWRSDIERERKWRKGRKSHEEKESEGDVDRGQRECSERERPDRVRGREGEEETIPKRPEQRRMWLLPQKVRYNKDSSLEDEVRERERDRHTNRWRDRSEEEDRSMEQRTGREKERKTEGEGQEDRSVEQRTGREKERKTEGEGQVDRSVEQRKSIDEERETEREGGREMYLERGLNVDEDDETEAWRSYSRGEEHQTYSDGEREEXGEK is encoded by the coding sequence ATGGGGACCAAACGCCCCAGTCTGACTCCCTTTGACACATTTGATCCATCCAATCAAAGCGCTTCCTACTTGAACCCTCAGCCAATCAGCCAGATCTGCCGTGAAACAAGTCCCAGACCTGGAACTATGGCccggacaaacagagagagggagaggatccgagaggaggaatggaggagagaaagagaaatggagagatttAAGGAGAAGACAAGAAATAGAAGAAAAGAGATGGAACCCGGaccaagagagaggaacagagagaaggacTGTTCCCCCATAtccagaaggagggaggaggaaagggaatggagagagagagaaagggggagagcgggagagaaacaTGCCAATGGAAGACCTACTTCAAATCTGGAGATCAGgaacgacagagacagagaaaatgagagaaagaaaggagacacGTTTCCTACAATTATAAAACAtagcaaagagagagacagaagaatgagTGCATTTGTGGAGGAAGATGTGGGGAAAGAAGGAACGAGACAATTGGAGAGACAGAAGGGAACAGAGATGGATGactgggagagagaacgagagacagcaGCAAAGATACAGCGGTATCGAGATGCAGAGAGGGACTTCcaaaggtacagagagagggagagggagaaggagagaatcaGGGCACAGGAGGACGGGGAGAAAAATGGAGGGAGGCCCATGGAGGATAAGACAttgagacggagggagagagcgagggaagcgGAGCCAGAtttcagagagaggagaagagaRAGGGAYTCAAAGGGCAATGACCTATGGAGCAAAAGAGARAGGTATATGGATGGAGAGMGAGAGAGGYCAAAACTCYKGCAGGGAGAAAGGGARGTTAGARGAARAGARGGARATTCACAGAACTATTCGGATAGAGAGGGCRgggatggaaggagggaaggaaatacagagggacagagggacaccAGGAGTGAGGGAGACAGTGGTGGAGAGaagtggaaagagagagtgagagatgacaACAGAAGAGAACTGAAACATCYKCAYAGTAAAAGTGAGGGGGACAMTGAGGGGAACGCAKCATGGGATAGAGTGRGRGAGAAAGAGAARGAKAGACAGaaatggagagggggggagatRtacagagagagggatggaaggaRAGATGCTTatagacagagagtgagggaaggggacagggatggAAAGAGCGAcatggagagatacagagagagggacaggagaaaagtgagggaagtggagagagagagggatgaggtgaGAGAAGGGGGCAGGCGAGAGGACGGACCAAGGGAAAGGAGGGATCCGGAGAAAGATGGGGAGAAAACACAGCCCAAtgtaacaggagagagagggaagaggatggatggagagagattcagagagagggagagatattccaagggggaggatgaggagaggaggcgcagggagaagaaggacagagagacagatcccaaaagggagggaggagcagaCGGAGCTAGTCGATTGCCGAGTGAGACAGCCCCAAGGGTGCCACCACGAGTGCAGAGCAGCGGAGAATGGAGAAGTGacatagagagggaaagaaaatggagaaaagGAAGAAAAAGTCATGAGGAGAAGGAGTCAGAGGGAGATGTGGACAGGGGGCAGAGAGAGtgtagtgaaagagagagaccagatagagtgagggggagagaaggagaggaggagacgataCCAAAGCGCCCTGAGCAGCGGAGGATGTGGTTATTACCACAGAAGGTCAGATATAACAAAGACTCCTCTTTAGAGGATGAGgttagagagcgagaaagagatagGCACACtaacagatggagagatagaagTGAAGAAGAGGACAGATCCATGGAACAAAGGACaggcagagaaaaagagaggaagacagagggagaaggacaAGAGGATAGGTCAGTGGAACAAAGGACaggcagagaaaaagagaggaagacagagggagaaggacaAGTGGATAGGTCAGTGGAACAAAGAAAGTCCATagacgaagagagagaaactgagagggagggagggagggagatgtatTTGGAGAGAGGGTTAAATGTAGATGAAGATGATGAGACAGAAGCCTGGAGGAGTTATAGCAGAGGAGAGGAACACCAGACTTacagcgatggagagagagaggaacNAGGAGAAAAGTga